From one Basilea psittacipulmonis DSM 24701 genomic stretch:
- the minC gene encoding septum site-determining protein MinC, translated as MASLTHNQVIEAKTGDLFVLRWVLHYADTNLLIKALDLKMKQSGDFFRNEAIVLDANLIQKAPDWKLLQEAMKQHGLYLLGVTAPVSLFDSIKQAGLPILNFDKQAPATVKEAKTVAKPTEKAQPKPADPAPVPRATTPRTPEPAPASFASGGDVPAPPMIIERHLRSGQRVYAKNTDLIVIGTVSAGAEVIADGNVHIYGALRGRAVAGAKGDEKAKIFCTHLEAEMLVIAGVYKVIDSQLDPNLVNHPVMVELKQSKLEIRQVI; from the coding sequence ATGGCAAGCTTAACACATAATCAGGTTATTGAAGCTAAGACAGGCGACTTATTCGTATTGCGTTGGGTCTTGCATTATGCTGATACGAATCTTTTGATTAAAGCATTAGATTTAAAAATGAAGCAATCGGGCGATTTTTTTAGAAATGAAGCGATTGTTTTGGATGCCAATCTGATTCAAAAAGCACCTGATTGGAAGTTATTGCAAGAAGCCATGAAACAGCATGGTTTGTATTTGCTGGGGGTGACGGCACCTGTATCATTGTTCGATAGCATTAAACAAGCGGGATTGCCTATTTTGAACTTTGATAAACAGGCGCCCGCCACGGTTAAAGAAGCAAAAACGGTTGCCAAGCCTACTGAAAAAGCTCAACCAAAACCCGCTGATCCAGCACCCGTGCCACGTGCAACAACGCCTCGTACGCCAGAACCCGCTCCCGCTAGTTTTGCTTCAGGAGGCGATGTGCCTGCTCCGCCAATGATCATCGAACGTCATTTGAGATCAGGGCAACGAGTCTATGCTAAAAACACTGATTTGATCGTGATTGGTACCGTTAGTGCAGGGGCAGAGGTCATTGCCGATGGTAATGTTCATATTTATGGAGCCTTGCGAGGACGAGCAGTAGCAGGGGCCAAAGGCGATGAAAAAGCGAAAATATTCTGCACGCATTTGGAAGCGGAAATGCTGGTGATTGCTGGGGTTTATAAAGTGATTGATAGTCAGCTAGATCCTAACTTAGTCAATCATCCTGTGATGGTGGAATTAAAACAAAGTAAATTAGAAATTCGCCAAGTGATTTAG
- a CDS encoding site-2 protease family protein yields the protein MSFNDQIQILVCAAIPFIFALTLSEAAKAFTARMLGDDSALTASFCSLNPGKFIDPIGTILMPLGLMLLGSPVFFGWAKPVLFNPNKFKNFNKGLALVVLSGPFANFLMAVAWMLILCLAIYLRLDTIDVKLLQFVVLTSELGVIINVVLILFNLLPIPPLPGSYIVMNLLPARYAIQYAGLKQYNLFIILFLVVTGAFRVIFGPVVLWTNSFINSLISHMTLM from the coding sequence ATGAGTTTTAATGATCAGATTCAAATTTTGGTATGTGCGGCGATCCCTTTTATTTTTGCTTTGACGTTGTCGGAAGCAGCAAAGGCGTTCACTGCTAGAATGCTTGGAGATGACTCTGCATTAACAGCTAGTTTTTGTAGTCTCAATCCAGGAAAATTCATTGACCCCATTGGTACTATTTTGATGCCATTGGGGTTGATGTTGTTAGGAAGTCCTGTCTTTTTTGGGTGGGCAAAACCTGTTCTTTTTAATCCCAATAAATTTAAGAATTTTAATAAAGGCCTCGCTTTAGTGGTGTTGTCAGGTCCGTTTGCTAATTTTTTAATGGCAGTGGCGTGGATGCTGATATTGTGTTTGGCTATTTACTTGAGGCTGGATACCATCGATGTAAAATTATTACAATTTGTGGTGTTGACCTCAGAGTTGGGCGTGATCATTAATGTTGTGTTAATTTTATTTAATCTTTTGCCGATTCCGCCTTTACCAGGTTCTTACATTGTGATGAACCTGTTGCCTGCTCGCTATGCCATTCAATATGCGGGTTTGAAGCAATATAATTTGTTTATTATCTTATTTTTGGTGGTAACAGGTGCTTTTAGGGTGATTTTTGGTCCTGTTGTATTATGGACAAATAGTTTTATTAATTCCCTCATAAGTCACATGACCTTGATGTAG
- the ettA gene encoding energy-dependent translational throttle protein EttA → MAQYVFTMNRVGKIVPPKKQILRDISLSFFPGAKIGVLGLNGAGKSTLLKIMAGVDKEIEGEAIPMADLKIGYLPQEPQLNPEHTVREAVEEGLGDVFEARKRLEQVWAAYSEPDADFDALAAEQEKLEAIIAASASSGSDDVETQMEIAADALRLPPWEAKIAHLSGGEKRRVALCRLLLSKPDMLLLDEPTNHLDAESVDWLEQFLQKFPGTVVAVTHDRYFLDNAAEWILELDRGHGIPWKGNYSSWLEQKENRLKQEEAQESARQKAIQKELEWVRQNPKGRQAKSRARLNRFEELSSYEYQRRNETQEIFIPVAERLGNEVIEFDHVTKSFGDRVLIDDLSFKIPAGAIVGIIGPNGAGKSTLFRMITGTEQPDSGEVKIGQTVNISFVDQSRESLANDKTVFDFISGGADLLTVGKFEMPARAYLGRFNFKGTDQGKMVGQLSGGERGRLHLAQTLIKGGNVLLLDEPSNDLDVETLRALEDAILEFAGTVLVISHDRWFLDRVATHIIAFEGDSKVVFFDGNYQEYEADKIKRLGEEAAKPKRIRYKALK, encoded by the coding sequence ATGGCTCAATACGTCTTTACGATGAATCGCGTGGGTAAGATTGTACCCCCTAAAAAACAGATTTTGCGTGATATTTCTTTGTCTTTTTTCCCTGGCGCTAAGATTGGTGTCTTAGGTCTGAATGGTGCAGGTAAATCGACGCTTTTGAAAATTATGGCAGGTGTGGATAAGGAGATTGAGGGTGAAGCCATTCCGATGGCAGACCTCAAGATCGGTTATTTACCACAAGAACCACAGTTAAATCCTGAACATACTGTTCGCGAGGCTGTAGAAGAGGGTTTGGGAGATGTGTTTGAAGCGCGAAAACGTTTAGAACAGGTGTGGGCTGCTTATAGTGAACCCGATGCTGATTTTGATGCACTGGCAGCTGAACAGGAAAAGTTAGAAGCGATTATTGCTGCATCGGCAAGTTCAGGTAGTGATGATGTAGAAACGCAGATGGAGATTGCGGCAGATGCTTTACGTTTACCGCCATGGGAAGCGAAGATTGCCCATTTATCAGGTGGTGAAAAACGTCGTGTCGCCTTATGTCGTTTGCTTTTATCAAAGCCTGATATGTTGTTATTAGATGAGCCGACGAACCATTTAGACGCAGAATCAGTTGACTGGTTAGAGCAGTTTTTACAAAAATTCCCAGGTACAGTAGTAGCGGTTACACACGATCGTTATTTCTTGGATAATGCGGCAGAATGGATTTTAGAGCTGGATCGTGGACATGGTATTCCATGGAAGGGTAATTATAGTTCTTGGTTGGAACAGAAAGAAAATCGCTTGAAACAAGAAGAAGCCCAAGAATCTGCTCGTCAAAAAGCCATTCAGAAAGAATTAGAGTGGGTACGCCAGAATCCTAAAGGTCGTCAAGCCAAGTCTCGTGCACGTTTGAATCGCTTTGAAGAGTTGTCTTCTTACGAATATCAACGTCGTAATGAAACACAGGAAATCTTTATTCCTGTGGCAGAGCGTTTAGGTAATGAAGTCATTGAATTTGATCATGTGACGAAGTCTTTTGGTGATCGCGTATTGATTGATGACTTGAGTTTTAAAATTCCAGCGGGTGCGATTGTTGGTATTATCGGACCGAACGGTGCTGGTAAATCGACCTTGTTCCGTATGATTACAGGTACGGAACAGCCTGATTCAGGTGAGGTGAAGATTGGTCAAACCGTAAATATTTCTTTTGTCGATCAGTCGCGTGAAAGCCTAGCAAACGATAAAACTGTCTTTGATTTTATCTCGGGTGGTGCTGATTTATTAACGGTAGGTAAGTTTGAGATGCCTGCTCGTGCGTATTTAGGACGTTTTAATTTTAAAGGCACGGACCAAGGTAAAATGGTCGGACAGTTATCAGGTGGTGAACGTGGACGTTTGCACCTAGCACAGACCTTGATCAAAGGTGGTAACGTACTCTTGCTAGATGAGCCATCGAACGATTTAGATGTTGAAACATTGCGTGCTTTGGAAGATGCGATTTTGGAGTTTGCTGGCACGGTATTAGTGATTAGCCATGATCGTTGGTTCTTAGACCGTGTTGCCACGCATATCATTGCTTTTGAAGGTGATTCTAAAGTGGTGTTCTTTGATGGTAACTATCAAGAATATGAAGCAGACAAAATTAAACGTTTGGGTGAGGAAGCGGCTAAACCTAAACGTATTCGTTATAAAGCGTTGAAATAA
- the aspS gene encoding aspartate--tRNA ligase gives MKRTCYVGEVCLDHLDQTVTLYGWANRRRDHGGVIFIDLRDREGLAQIVFDPDYPESFKVAETVRNEFCLKVTGVVRRRPAGTENPELKSGQVEILCKEVEILNASVTPPFQLDEENLSETTRLAHRVLDLRRPMMQENLKLRYKVALEARKFLDEHGFIDIETPMLTKSTPEGARDYLVPSRVHDGEFYALPQSPQLFKQLLMVAGFDRYYQITKCFRDEDLRADRQPEFTQIDCETSFLDEFQIRELFEDMIRHIFKKTKDVQLPEKFPVMTWDEAMARYGSDKPDLRVKLEFTELTDVMKQVEFKVFNAAANMPNGRVVGLRIPNGAELTRKEIDDYTAFVAIYGAKGLAYIKVNDVSQGRDGLQSPIVKNLSDEALNAVIERTGAKNGDLIFFGADKAKIVNDAMGALRVKLGQSDFAKSHGFFEAGWQPLWVVDFPMFEYDEEENRYVACHHPFTSPKDGHEDYLETAPEKAYAKAYDMVLNGWELGGGSVRIHKEDVQSKVFRALKIGEEEARAKFGFLLDALQYGAPPHGGLAFGMDRLITLMTGAESIRDVIAFPKTQRAQCLLTQAPSPVDEKQLRELHIRLRNPKNV, from the coding sequence ATGAAACGTACTTGCTATGTTGGCGAGGTTTGCTTAGATCATTTAGATCAAACAGTGACTTTATATGGTTGGGCGAATCGTCGTCGTGACCATGGTGGTGTGATTTTTATTGACTTACGCGATAGAGAAGGGTTGGCTCAGATTGTATTTGATCCAGATTATCCTGAAAGTTTTAAAGTAGCAGAAACGGTTCGTAATGAATTTTGTTTAAAGGTTACTGGCGTGGTGCGTCGTCGTCCTGCTGGTACAGAAAACCCTGAGTTGAAATCTGGTCAGGTAGAGATTTTGTGTAAAGAAGTAGAGATTTTGAATGCTTCTGTTACGCCACCGTTCCAGTTAGACGAAGAGAACTTGTCCGAAACGACACGTTTGGCTCATCGTGTGCTTGATTTGCGTCGCCCAATGATGCAAGAAAATCTCAAGTTGCGTTATAAGGTGGCTTTAGAAGCTCGTAAATTCTTAGATGAACATGGCTTCATCGATATTGAAACGCCGATGTTGACTAAGAGTACGCCTGAAGGAGCACGCGATTACTTAGTACCTTCTCGTGTACATGATGGTGAGTTCTATGCGTTGCCACAGTCACCTCAGCTATTTAAGCAGTTATTGATGGTAGCGGGCTTTGATCGTTATTATCAGATCACGAAGTGTTTCCGTGATGAAGATTTACGTGCTGATCGTCAGCCAGAATTTACCCAGATCGACTGCGAAACTTCTTTCTTAGATGAATTCCAGATCCGTGAATTATTTGAAGATATGATTCGTCATATTTTCAAGAAAACCAAAGATGTCCAGCTTCCTGAAAAATTCCCTGTGATGACTTGGGATGAAGCAATGGCTCGTTATGGTTCTGATAAGCCTGACTTACGCGTCAAACTTGAGTTTACAGAATTGACCGATGTGATGAAGCAGGTTGAATTCAAGGTCTTTAATGCCGCTGCTAATATGCCTAACGGTCGTGTCGTGGGTTTGCGTATTCCAAATGGTGCTGAGTTAACGCGTAAAGAAATTGACGATTACACGGCATTTGTGGCGATTTATGGTGCTAAAGGTTTAGCTTACATTAAAGTGAATGACGTATCTCAAGGTCGCGATGGACTCCAATCACCGATCGTGAAAAACTTGAGCGATGAAGCATTGAATGCCGTTATCGAACGCACAGGTGCTAAAAATGGCGATTTGATTTTCTTTGGTGCAGATAAAGCGAAGATTGTAAATGATGCGATGGGTGCTTTGCGTGTGAAGTTGGGTCAAAGCGATTTTGCCAAATCTCACGGCTTTTTTGAAGCAGGTTGGCAGCCATTGTGGGTGGTTGATTTCCCCATGTTTGAATATGATGAGGAAGAGAATCGTTATGTGGCTTGCCATCACCCATTTACCAGCCCTAAAGATGGTCACGAAGACTATCTTGAGACGGCACCTGAAAAAGCTTATGCCAAAGCTTATGATATGGTGTTGAACGGTTGGGAGCTAGGTGGCGGTTCAGTGCGTATTCATAAAGAAGATGTTCAATCTAAAGTGTTCCGTGCCTTGAAGATTGGTGAGGAAGAAGCAAGAGCGAAATTTGGCTTCTTGTTAGATGCCTTGCAATATGGCGCACCTCCTCATGGTGGTCTTGCATTTGGTATGGATCGTTTGATTACATTGATGACAGGTGCAGAGTCGATTCGTGACGTGATTGCATTCCCGAAAACACAGCGTGCACAATGTTTATTAACACAAGCACCATCACCTGTCGATGAAAAACAGCTTCGCGAGTTACATATTCGTTTGCGTAACCCTAAGAACGTTTAA
- a CDS encoding CobW family GTP-binding protein: MMTKMVPVTVLTGFLGSGKTTLLKRILTEYHGQRIAVIENEFGPESIDNELLVSEQSEEIVELNNGCVCCTVRGDLLRTLLDLKIRREAGKLNFERVVIETTGVANPGPVCQTFFMDDDIARYYRLDAVVCIVDAKHGMTTLDEREEAQQQVGFADRILISKRDLVTDEEYDRIRKRLVKINPRAQMMPVNFGEVDLKQILDISGFNLNAVLDIDPDFLKEDEHHHHHDHECDEHCHHHDHDHECDEHCHHHDHDHECDEHCHHHDHHHTDDIGAFLYTSDRPFVHERLENFLSGIVQVYGPDLFRYKGVIYMKGMRQKILFQGVHMLMGAEPGQPWGAKEKPQTKMVFIGRKLPKDVLKAGLDQCLA, encoded by the coding sequence ATGATGACAAAAATGGTTCCCGTTACCGTATTAACAGGTTTTTTAGGTTCTGGTAAAACAACATTATTGAAACGTATATTGACTGAATATCACGGTCAACGTATTGCTGTGATTGAAAATGAGTTTGGACCAGAAAGTATCGATAATGAGCTGTTGGTATCGGAACAAAGTGAAGAAATTGTTGAGTTAAACAATGGCTGTGTGTGTTGTACCGTTCGAGGAGATTTGTTGCGAACGCTTTTGGATCTGAAAATTAGACGTGAAGCGGGTAAGCTGAATTTTGAACGTGTGGTCATCGAAACAACAGGTGTCGCTAATCCTGGACCAGTTTGTCAAACTTTCTTTATGGATGACGATATTGCTCGTTATTATCGTTTAGATGCGGTGGTGTGTATCGTGGATGCTAAACATGGTATGACCACTTTAGATGAACGTGAAGAAGCTCAACAACAGGTGGGGTTTGCCGATCGTATTTTGATTTCAAAACGTGATTTGGTAACGGATGAAGAATATGATCGCATTAGAAAACGTTTGGTGAAGATTAATCCGCGTGCTCAGATGATGCCTGTAAACTTTGGTGAAGTGGATTTAAAACAGATTCTTGATATTAGCGGGTTTAATCTTAATGCCGTGTTAGATATTGATCCTGACTTTTTAAAAGAGGATGAACACCACCATCATCATGATCACGAGTGTGATGAACATTGCCATCACCACGACCATGATCACGAGTGCGATGAGCATTGCCATCATCACGATCATGATCATGAGTGCGATGAACATTGTCATCATCACGACCATCACCATACCGATGATATTGGTGCATTTTTATACACCTCAGATCGTCCTTTTGTTCATGAACGTTTGGAGAACTTTTTGTCAGGTATTGTTCAGGTGTATGGTCCAGATTTATTTCGCTATAAGGGGGTCATTTACATGAAAGGGATGCGTCAGAAAATTTTATTCCAAGGCGTTCATATGCTAATGGGAGCGGAGCCAGGACAGCCTTGGGGAGCTAAAGAAAAACCACAAACCAAAATGGTTTTTATTGGTCGTAAATTACCGAAAGATGTATTAAAAGCAGGTTTGGACCAATGTCTTGCCTGA
- a CDS encoding glutamine--tRNA ligase/YqeY domain fusion protein — MSEKDTTVVASNFLRNIIDRDLAEQAYAGKKWAGHPSDAQGLSSAPEDAAKIRTRFPPEPNGFLHIGHAKSICLNFGLAKDYAGVCHLRFDDTNPEKEDQVYVDSIKDTVAWLGYSWNDNLYFASDYFNYMYDFACALIQADLAYVDEQNADQIRENRGTLKEAGKDSPWRNRPVEESLRIFEDMKAGKYPDGGPCLRAKIDMASPNINLRDPVIYRIRHAHHHRTGDQWKIYPMYTYAHPIEDALEGITHSICTLEFEDQRPFYDWLLNHLADLGKLARPLPHQYEFSRLNLNYVVTSKRKLLQLVTEGHVSGWDDPRLPTIAGLRRRGYTPEAIRLFCERLGVSKADSTIDYSVLEQSLRDVLDPVADRAVAVLDPIKLTITNLPDDHAELCQAPYNPHDEAAGVRNFHFTKHLWIERDDFRIEPPKKYFRLFPGNTVRLKYAYVVKCTGYEVDEHGEVTEVFAEYIPDTKSGTPGADSVKVKGAITWVSQKEAIQAEVKLYDRLFKEPVPGSDDRSFLDDINPESITTVHAYLEPSIRLEKDRWQFERLGYFCLDKADRTIAKATGQTDTLVINRSVTLKDNWKK, encoded by the coding sequence ATGAGTGAAAAAGATACTACTGTTGTTGCGTCTAATTTTTTGCGAAATATTATTGACCGTGATTTGGCTGAACAGGCTTATGCGGGAAAGAAATGGGCGGGTCATCCGTCTGATGCTCAAGGTCTATCATCAGCACCAGAGGATGCGGCGAAGATTCGTACGCGTTTTCCACCTGAGCCTAATGGGTTTTTGCATATTGGTCATGCCAAAAGTATTTGTTTGAACTTTGGTTTAGCCAAAGATTATGCGGGTGTTTGTCACTTACGCTTTGATGATACAAACCCTGAGAAAGAGGATCAGGTATATGTGGATTCGATCAAAGATACCGTTGCTTGGTTAGGTTATTCATGGAATGATAATCTTTATTTTGCCAGTGATTATTTTAATTACATGTATGACTTTGCTTGTGCATTGATTCAAGCGGATTTGGCGTATGTTGATGAACAAAATGCCGATCAGATTCGTGAAAATCGCGGTACATTGAAAGAAGCAGGTAAGGATTCACCATGGCGTAATCGCCCTGTAGAAGAGTCTTTGCGTATCTTTGAGGATATGAAAGCAGGTAAATACCCAGATGGCGGTCCTTGCTTACGTGCGAAGATCGATATGGCTTCACCAAATATTAATTTGCGTGATCCTGTGATTTATCGTATTCGTCATGCTCATCATCATCGTACGGGCGATCAGTGGAAGATTTATCCGATGTACACTTATGCACACCCGATTGAAGATGCACTCGAGGGGATTACGCATAGTATTTGTACACTTGAATTTGAAGATCAAAGACCTTTTTATGATTGGTTGTTGAATCATTTGGCCGATTTGGGTAAGTTGGCACGTCCTTTGCCTCATCAATATGAGTTCTCACGTTTGAACCTGAATTATGTGGTGACCAGTAAACGTAAACTACTACAACTGGTAACAGAAGGTCATGTCTCAGGTTGGGACGATCCACGTTTACCAACGATTGCAGGCTTACGTCGTCGTGGTTACACGCCTGAAGCGATTCGTTTATTCTGTGAGCGTTTGGGTGTTTCCAAAGCGGATTCGACGATTGACTATAGTGTGTTAGAACAGTCTTTGCGTGATGTGTTAGATCCTGTGGCAGACCGTGCGGTCGCTGTATTAGATCCGATTAAACTCACGATTACGAATTTGCCTGATGATCATGCTGAATTATGTCAAGCTCCGTATAATCCGCATGATGAAGCGGCAGGGGTAAGAAACTTTCATTTCACGAAACACTTGTGGATTGAAAGAGATGACTTCCGTATCGAGCCACCTAAGAAATATTTCCGTCTATTCCCAGGTAATACAGTTCGCTTGAAATATGCGTATGTGGTGAAATGTACAGGCTATGAGGTAGATGAACACGGTGAAGTGACAGAAGTATTTGCTGAATATATTCCAGATACCAAGAGTGGTACACCCGGTGCAGATAGTGTGAAGGTAAAAGGTGCGATTACATGGGTATCACAGAAAGAAGCGATTCAAGCAGAAGTGAAACTGTATGATCGTTTGTTCAAAGAGCCTGTACCTGGCAGTGATGATCGTTCTTTCTTGGACGATATTAACCCTGAGTCCATCACAACAGTTCATGCTTATTTAGAGCCAAGCATTCGTTTAGAGAAAGATAGATGGCAGTTTGAACGTTTAGGCTATTTCTGCTTGGACAAAGCAGATCGCACAATAGCTAAGGCGACAGGACAAACTGATACACTGGTTATTAATCGTAGTGTGACTTTGAAAGATAATTGGAAGAAGTAA
- the dksA gene encoding RNA polymerase-binding protein DksA, producing MAKTQKNTEEKLLTEKQLLAMSEDDYMNEAQLAFFKDRLQKLEADILNNADVTTEKLRETQFAADPADRATIEEEHALELRTRDRERKLLKKVQQSLALIESGDYGWCEETGDPIGIPRLLARPTATLSLEAQERREKRQKMYGD from the coding sequence ATGGCTAAAACACAGAAAAATACAGAAGAAAAGCTATTAACAGAAAAACAGCTTTTGGCAATGTCAGAAGATGATTACATGAATGAAGCACAGCTTGCTTTTTTCAAAGATCGTCTTCAAAAACTGGAGGCAGACATCTTAAATAATGCCGACGTGACTACTGAAAAACTACGTGAAACTCAGTTTGCTGCGGATCCTGCCGATCGAGCAACGATTGAAGAGGAACATGCTTTAGAGTTACGTACTCGCGATCGTGAACGCAAGTTGTTGAAAAAAGTACAACAGTCATTGGCTTTGATTGAGTCAGGGGATTATGGCTGGTGTGAGGAAACAGGTGATCCGATTGGTATTCCACGTTTATTGGCACGTCCGACAGCAACGTTATCATTAGAGGCTCAGGAAAGACGTGAGAAACGCCAGAAAATGTATGGTGATTAA